One stretch of Pigmentiphaga aceris DNA includes these proteins:
- a CDS encoding acetylornithine transaminase, whose translation MAFTPSATEALMYITQRPDIAFVRGEGSWLEDHRGKRYLDIVQGWAVNCLGHCPPEISHALDVQSKLLLNPSPAFYNLPSIELAQRLTRSSGLDRVFFTNSGAEANEGAIKLARKWGQLNRSGAFEIITFRDSFHGRTLATMSASGKPGWDTLFAPQVDGFPKAIINDIDSVRALIGPNTVGIMLEPVQGEAGVVPATHEFMAALRMLADEHGILLICDEVQTGMGRTGTMFAFQQSGIVPDIMTLAKGIGGGVPLGALLARESVSVFVPGDQGGTYNGNPLMTAVGVAVFDALNAPGFLDQVQARSRQLSNGLSAIADRHGMPGERGLGLLRALVLDRPDGADIVLAARDREPEGLLLNCPRPNLLRFMPALNITEAEMDLMLAQLEEIIIQVRATA comes from the coding sequence ATGGCGTTTACCCCTTCCGCCACCGAAGCACTGATGTACATCACCCAGCGTCCCGATATCGCCTTCGTGCGCGGTGAAGGTTCCTGGCTGGAAGATCATCGTGGCAAGCGTTACCTGGACATCGTCCAGGGCTGGGCGGTCAACTGCCTCGGGCACTGCCCGCCGGAAATCTCGCACGCCCTGGACGTGCAGAGCAAGCTGCTGCTGAACCCGTCGCCGGCGTTCTACAACCTGCCGTCCATCGAACTGGCCCAACGCCTGACGCGTTCCTCGGGTCTGGACCGCGTGTTCTTCACCAACAGCGGTGCCGAAGCCAATGAAGGCGCAATCAAGCTGGCACGCAAGTGGGGCCAGCTGAATCGTTCGGGCGCGTTCGAGATCATCACCTTCCGCGACAGCTTCCACGGTCGTACCTTGGCGACCATGTCGGCATCGGGCAAGCCGGGCTGGGACACTTTGTTCGCCCCGCAGGTCGATGGTTTCCCGAAGGCGATCATCAACGACATCGACTCGGTGCGAGCCCTGATCGGCCCGAACACGGTCGGCATCATGCTGGAACCGGTGCAGGGCGAAGCAGGCGTGGTGCCCGCCACCCACGAATTCATGGCTGCGCTGCGTATGCTGGCCGACGAACACGGCATCTTGCTGATCTGCGACGAAGTCCAGACCGGCATGGGCCGCACCGGTACCATGTTCGCGTTCCAGCAGTCGGGCATCGTGCCGGACATCATGACGCTGGCCAAGGGCATTGGCGGTGGCGTGCCGCTGGGGGCCTTGCTGGCGCGCGAATCGGTGTCGGTGTTCGTGCCGGGTGACCAGGGCGGTACCTACAACGGCAACCCGCTGATGACCGCAGTTGGCGTGGCGGTGTTCGATGCGCTGAACGCACCGGGCTTCCTGGACCAGGTGCAGGCGCGCTCGCGCCAGTTGTCCAACGGCCTGAGCGCCATCGCCGACCGCCACGGCATGCCGGGCGAGCGTGGCCTGGGTCTGCTGCGTGCGCTGGTGCTGGATCGCCCGGACGGTGCCGACATCGTGCTGGCTGCTCGTGACCGCGAGCCGGAAGGCCTGCTGCTGAACTGCCCGCGTCCGAACCTGCTGCGCTTCATGCCGGCACTGAACATCACCGAAGCGGAGATGGATCTGATGCTGGCGCAGCTGGAAGAGATCATCATCCAGGTGCGTGCGACGGCTTAA
- a CDS encoding CDP-6-deoxy-delta-3,4-glucoseen reductase: MSHQVTVLPSGHQFTVNAGQTVLDAALKAGIGLPYGCKNGACGSCKGKVVSGDVSLAPHQSRALSADEIKQGMTLFCCASPLSDVTVEAREVRAQGDIQIRKLPCRVQSMERAAPDVMLLSLQLPANERFQFLAGQYIEFILKDGRRRSYSMASAPHEEGPMQLHIRHLVGGLFTDHVFGVGATQMKEREILRFEGPFGSFFLREDSNKPIVMVASGTGFAPVRAIIEHMAFKDIRRPVRLYWGGRRPQDLYMDAAARAWAASRPDFQYIPVISHALPEDQWTGRSGFVHQAVMQDLPELADWEVYACGAPAMIDAARHDFSAQCGLPVEAFYADSFTSEADVANPVVV, from the coding sequence ATGAGTCATCAGGTCACCGTGTTGCCAAGCGGCCACCAGTTCACCGTGAATGCCGGACAGACCGTACTCGATGCCGCGCTCAAGGCGGGCATCGGCTTGCCGTACGGCTGTAAGAACGGTGCGTGCGGGTCGTGCAAGGGCAAGGTCGTGTCCGGTGACGTCTCGCTTGCGCCGCATCAGTCGCGCGCCTTGTCGGCCGACGAGATCAAGCAAGGCATGACCTTGTTCTGCTGTGCGTCGCCGCTGAGCGATGTCACGGTCGAAGCCCGTGAAGTCCGTGCGCAGGGTGACATCCAGATCCGCAAGCTGCCGTGCCGTGTACAGAGCATGGAACGGGCCGCGCCCGATGTCATGCTGTTGTCACTGCAACTGCCGGCCAATGAGCGCTTTCAGTTTCTGGCGGGCCAGTACATCGAATTCATCTTGAAAGATGGCCGCCGTCGCAGCTATTCGATGGCCAGTGCGCCGCACGAAGAAGGGCCGATGCAACTGCATATTCGCCACCTGGTGGGCGGGCTGTTCACCGACCACGTGTTTGGCGTGGGTGCCACGCAGATGAAAGAACGTGAAATCCTGCGTTTCGAAGGCCCGTTCGGTTCCTTCTTCCTGCGCGAAGACAGCAATAAACCTATTGTCATGGTGGCCAGCGGAACCGGCTTTGCGCCGGTGCGCGCCATCATTGAACACATGGCTTTCAAGGACATCCGTCGCCCGGTGCGCCTGTACTGGGGGGGGCGTCGTCCGCAAGACCTGTACATGGACGCCGCCGCGCGTGCCTGGGCTGCCAGCCGCCCCGACTTCCAATACATTCCGGTGATCTCGCATGCCTTGCCTGAAGACCAATGGACAGGTCGTAGCGGCTTTGTGCATCAGGCAGTGATGCAGGATTTGCCGGAACTGGCCGACTGGGAGGTCTACGCCTGTGGCGCGCCTGCCATGATCGACGCCGCGCGTCACGACTTCTCGGCACAATGCGGATTGCCCGTTGAGGCGTTCTACGCCGATTCGTTCACGTCCGAGGCAGACGTCGCCAATCCAGTCGTGGTCTGA
- a CDS encoding SDR family NAD(P)-dependent oxidoreductase: protein MKTARFRRPRILIAGCGDTGMLLLAQLATRARVFALTSQATRQDELRKAGAIPLVGNLDSPASLRRLRGLASRVVMLAPPPTQGARDTRSAHLAAALRRPGSTRQYARRQTVSKAGSIVAKPTLHIVYGSTTGVYGNAHGRWISETEPVRPATDRAKRRVDAESQWRSPTVAQARSHLPAWQSTILRIPGIYGRDRLPLDRLRRGLPRLADSEDVYTNHIEISDLARIAATALWRGRAQRVIHANDGEELKMRDYLDAVADAAGLPRAPARSAAEVEAAVSPMMWTFMRESRRLRNTRLQQELRVKLRYPNVDSALSHWFGA, encoded by the coding sequence ATGAAAACTGCCCGCTTCCGCCGCCCCCGTATCCTGATCGCTGGATGCGGAGACACCGGCATGCTGCTGCTTGCGCAGCTTGCGACCCGCGCCCGCGTGTTCGCCCTCACGTCCCAGGCTACGCGCCAGGACGAACTTCGCAAGGCCGGGGCCATCCCGCTGGTCGGCAACCTGGACTCGCCTGCCAGCCTGCGCCGCCTGCGCGGCCTGGCCAGCCGTGTCGTCATGCTCGCCCCGCCGCCTACGCAGGGTGCGCGTGACACCCGCAGCGCCCACCTGGCGGCCGCACTGCGTCGGCCTGGGTCAACACGACAATACGCACGAAGGCAGACTGTCTCGAAGGCAGGCTCGATTGTAGCTAAGCCCACCTTGCATATCGTCTACGGAAGCACCACCGGGGTGTATGGCAATGCGCACGGGCGTTGGATTTCAGAAACCGAGCCGGTTCGTCCTGCCACTGACCGGGCAAAACGCCGTGTCGATGCGGAATCGCAATGGCGTTCGCCGACCGTAGCCCAAGCGCGAAGCCACCTGCCTGCTTGGCAATCGACGATCCTGCGCATCCCCGGCATCTACGGCCGTGACCGGCTGCCGCTGGATCGCCTGCGTCGCGGTTTGCCGCGATTGGCTGATTCTGAAGACGTCTACACCAACCATATCGAGATCAGCGACCTGGCCCGCATTGCGGCCACGGCCCTATGGCGCGGTCGTGCACAGCGTGTGATTCACGCCAACGACGGCGAAGAACTGAAGATGCGGGACTATCTGGACGCGGTGGCCGACGCAGCCGGCCTGCCCCGTGCACCGGCACGATCCGCGGCGGAAGTCGAAGCCGCGGTCAGTCCGATGATGTGGACCTTCATGCGCGAGTCTCGCCGCCTGCGCAACACCCGCCTTCAACAGGAGTTGCGGGTCAAGCTGCGCTACCCCAATGTCGATAGCGCACTTTCGCACTGGTTTGGTGCATAA
- a CDS encoding cold-shock protein, whose amino-acid sequence MATGTVKWFNDDKGYGFIAPDDGGKDLFAHFSEVQVDGHKTLAENQKVTFEVTQGAKGPQASKIRPV is encoded by the coding sequence ATGGCAACCGGTACTGTTAAGTGGTTCAACGACGACAAGGGTTATGGTTTCATCGCTCCCGATGATGGCGGCAAAGATCTGTTTGCCCACTTCTCCGAAGTCCAAGTTGACGGCCACAAGACGCTGGCAGAAAACCAGAAGGTGACCTTCGAAGTGACCCAGGGTGCCAAGGGCCCCCAGGCATCGAAGATTCGCCCGGTCTGA
- a CDS encoding PQQ-dependent sugar dehydrogenase, producing MPLLCLSTSGSTALQSVLLAGCVIAFSLGLSACSDTAKHPEAAGFGPNPVLPDPQPRLLPTVNIAPASPWPPGTRPSVAAGMKVQAFADGLDHPRWLFKLPNGDVLVAESNKPAQQGSAGIRGWIMGKVMARAGAGVPSADRITLLRDTDGDGVADQRSVFLKDLHSPFGMALIGNTFYVANANGVVAFPYRSGDTEITAAGKPIVDLPAGRNHHWTKNLIASRDGKRLYATVGSNSNVGENGMDEEVGRAAIWEIDPAAKQKRLFASGLRNPNGLAWEPKTGALWTSVNERDEIGSDLVPDYVTSVRDGGFYGWPYSYYGDRVDTRIKPPRPDLVATAIKPDYAVGAHTASLGIAFSTGSTLPEHFRHGMFIAQHGSWNRDPHSGYKVIYVPFQNGMPTGMPVDLLTGFLGPDGKAFGRPVGVIQDAKGALLVADDVGNVIWRVSAK from the coding sequence ATGCCTTTGCTGTGCTTGAGCACCTCGGGATCAACGGCCTTGCAAAGCGTGTTGTTGGCTGGCTGCGTTATTGCGTTTTCTCTGGGACTGTCGGCATGCAGCGACACTGCCAAGCATCCTGAAGCCGCTGGCTTCGGACCAAACCCGGTTTTGCCCGACCCGCAGCCCCGCCTGCTCCCTACCGTGAACATCGCGCCGGCAAGCCCGTGGCCACCCGGGACGCGCCCAAGTGTTGCAGCAGGCATGAAAGTACAGGCCTTTGCCGACGGGCTGGACCATCCCCGCTGGCTGTTCAAGTTGCCCAATGGGGACGTGCTGGTAGCAGAAAGCAACAAACCCGCGCAGCAAGGATCAGCAGGAATCCGTGGCTGGATCATGGGCAAAGTGATGGCCCGTGCCGGTGCCGGCGTACCCAGTGCGGATCGCATCACCTTGCTGCGCGATACCGATGGCGACGGAGTTGCCGATCAACGTTCGGTTTTTCTGAAAGATCTGCACTCGCCTTTTGGCATGGCCCTGATCGGCAACACCTTCTACGTGGCCAACGCCAACGGGGTGGTGGCCTTTCCTTACCGCAGCGGCGACACCGAAATCACCGCAGCCGGCAAACCTATTGTCGATCTGCCCGCCGGCCGCAATCACCACTGGACCAAGAACCTGATCGCCAGCCGTGATGGCAAGCGCCTGTACGCCACGGTCGGCTCGAACAGCAACGTGGGCGAAAACGGCATGGACGAAGAGGTAGGCCGCGCGGCAATCTGGGAAATCGACCCGGCCGCGAAACAGAAGCGCCTGTTTGCGTCAGGATTGCGAAATCCCAATGGCCTGGCCTGGGAGCCGAAGACCGGCGCACTGTGGACATCGGTCAATGAGCGCGACGAAATCGGCAGCGATCTGGTGCCCGACTATGTCACCTCGGTCAGGGACGGCGGATTCTATGGCTGGCCTTACAGTTACTATGGCGACCGGGTAGATACCCGTATCAAGCCACCCAGACCTGATCTGGTGGCAACTGCCATCAAACCTGACTACGCCGTAGGCGCACATACCGCGTCGCTGGGTATCGCGTTTTCCACCGGAAGCACCCTGCCCGAACATTTCCGACACGGCATGTTCATCGCGCAGCACGGCTCCTGGAATCGCGATCCGCACAGCGGCTACAAAGTAATTTATGTTCCCTTCCAGAATGGCATGCCCACAGGCATGCCGGTTGACCTGTTGACGGGCTTCCTGGGTCCTGACGGCAAGGCGTTTGGCCGGCCGGTTGGTGTCATCCAGGATGCCAAAGGCGCACTGCTGGTGGCCGATGATGTAGGCAATGTCATCTGGCGCGTCAGTGCGAAATAG
- a CDS encoding TonB-dependent receptor family protein: protein MSLISFFASQHALRLALAGVGLSTVGLAHAQTQPTSTAPEQPAVLEPIVVTGTRSPSSARSVPASVDSVDLGLIAPGQPGINASEVLIRVPGLVVQNRQNYAQDLQISSRGFGSRSAFGVRGIKLITDGIPASTPDGQGQAATFNLDTADRIDVLRGPLSTVYGSNAGGVIEMFSRDGQGAPRVITEVSGGSDGLRKYRIGAEGEYNGVGFLFDASRMSTDGYRDHSAATRQQQFGKINLKPDADSRLAITVSGLHQRDTQDPLGLTWDQAVSNPRGVAPVALQYNTRKSIDQQQLGVNYERQLVNGSAVQLNVYGGNRKVGQYLAIPPTAQASPRHAGGVVDFDRDFQGVGLRWLQTVSQAPGKLNLVAGIDYDRTQDDRTGYENFIGSTLGVRGRQRRNEIDTVTSLDPYAQANWVLGAWTLQAGLRHNTVRVDVDDKYLANGDDSGQRRFSKTTPSAGLMYAINPDINVYVSAGKGFETPTQAELAYSADGSGFNGALSPSTSTQYEAGIKARINERTRLNAAVFDIDTKNELVVATAAGGRTSYRNAAQTKRRGVELSLDSAFARDWTALVALTYLDATYDGSVGTGTSRIASGNKLPGVPQTTLYSEVAWQPRPWVSTAIEGVVRSKVYVEDTNSAKAAPGYGVINWRTRFEQTAGAWTFRQTLRLDNLFGKRYIGSVIVGDGNGRYYEPASGLTWFAGASAQYAF, encoded by the coding sequence GTGTCCCTTATCTCTTTCTTTGCATCCCAGCACGCCTTGCGCCTGGCACTTGCCGGCGTCGGCCTGAGCACGGTCGGTCTTGCACATGCCCAGACGCAGCCAACGTCTACCGCACCAGAACAGCCTGCGGTGCTTGAACCGATCGTGGTTACCGGCACGCGCTCACCTTCGTCGGCCCGCTCCGTGCCTGCGTCGGTGGACTCGGTGGACCTCGGACTGATCGCCCCGGGCCAGCCCGGCATCAACGCGTCCGAGGTGCTGATACGGGTGCCTGGTCTGGTGGTGCAGAACCGCCAGAACTACGCGCAAGACTTGCAGATATCTTCACGCGGTTTTGGATCGCGTTCGGCTTTTGGTGTGCGCGGCATCAAGCTCATCACCGATGGCATTCCGGCCAGCACGCCCGACGGTCAGGGCCAGGCTGCCACGTTCAATCTCGACACCGCTGACCGCATCGATGTATTGCGCGGCCCGCTGTCTACCGTCTATGGCAGCAACGCTGGCGGCGTGATCGAAATGTTCTCGCGTGACGGTCAGGGTGCACCGCGCGTGATCACCGAGGTGTCAGGGGGCAGCGACGGACTGCGCAAGTACCGCATCGGTGCAGAAGGCGAATACAACGGGGTTGGCTTCCTGTTCGACGCATCGCGCATGTCCACCGACGGTTATCGTGACCACAGTGCGGCCACCCGCCAACAGCAATTCGGCAAGATCAACCTGAAGCCTGACGCAGACAGCCGACTGGCCATCACGGTCAGCGGGCTGCACCAGCGCGACACACAAGACCCGCTGGGCTTGACCTGGGACCAGGCGGTCAGCAACCCGCGCGGTGTGGCTCCGGTGGCCTTGCAATACAACACCCGCAAAAGCATCGACCAACAGCAACTGGGCGTGAATTACGAACGCCAGCTGGTCAATGGCAGCGCGGTTCAGTTGAACGTATACGGTGGAAACCGCAAGGTGGGTCAATACCTGGCCATTCCGCCCACCGCCCAGGCAAGCCCGCGTCATGCAGGCGGTGTGGTTGATTTCGACCGTGACTTCCAGGGTGTGGGACTGCGCTGGCTGCAAACCGTGTCGCAGGCACCGGGCAAGCTGAATCTGGTTGCCGGCATCGACTATGACCGCACGCAGGACGATCGCACCGGCTACGAGAATTTCATCGGCAGCACGCTGGGCGTGCGTGGTCGCCAACGTCGCAATGAAATCGATACGGTCACCAGTCTCGACCCTTATGCACAAGCCAACTGGGTGCTGGGTGCATGGACCTTGCAGGCCGGCTTGCGTCACAACACGGTGCGTGTCGATGTGGATGACAAGTACCTGGCCAATGGCGATGACAGCGGCCAGCGACGCTTCAGCAAGACCACGCCTTCTGCGGGTCTGATGTATGCGATCAATCCCGACATCAATGTGTACGTCAGCGCCGGCAAGGGCTTCGAAACACCGACCCAGGCCGAACTCGCGTATTCGGCAGATGGCAGCGGCTTCAATGGCGCACTGTCACCGTCGACCAGCACGCAATACGAGGCGGGCATCAAGGCGCGCATCAACGAGCGGACACGCTTGAATGCAGCGGTGTTCGACATCGACACCAAGAACGAGTTGGTGGTGGCAACGGCAGCAGGCGGTCGCACCAGCTACCGCAATGCTGCGCAGACCAAACGCCGTGGCGTGGAACTGTCGCTGGACAGCGCCTTTGCACGTGACTGGACCGCATTGGTAGCCCTGACTTACCTGGACGCCACCTACGACGGCAGCGTGGGTACCGGTACCAGCCGCATTGCGTCGGGCAACAAGTTGCCGGGCGTGCCCCAGACCACCCTCTACAGCGAAGTGGCATGGCAACCGCGCCCTTGGGTCAGCACCGCAATCGAAGGCGTGGTGCGCAGCAAGGTCTACGTGGAAGACACCAATTCAGCCAAGGCAGCGCCTGGTTATGGCGTGATCAACTGGCGCACGCGGTTCGAACAGACGGCAGGCGCATGGACCTTCCGCCAGACCTTGCGCCTGGACAATCTGTTCGGCAAACGGTACATCGGTTCGGTCATCGTTGGCGACGGCAATGGGCGCTATTACGAGCCCGCTTCAGGCCTGACCTGGTTCGCTGGCGCAAGTGCACAATACGCTTTCTGA
- a CDS encoding NAD-dependent epimerase/dehydratase family protein gives MGVAAVPLSSQSRLGKILLTGAAGGLGKVLRKNLQPFADTIRLSDISALDEPAPHEEIMLCDLADADAVSRIVAGVDAIVHLGGVSVERPFDEILPANIQGVYNLYEAARIHGVRRVVFASSNHVIGFHRQGEVLDAESPVRPDGYYGISKAFGENLSRFYFDRYGIETVCLRIGSSFPEPKDRRMLVTWLSYEDLTHLVVRSLFAPDVGHSIVYGASANRDSWWDNHLAEHLGYAPKDSSEPFRAQIESQPALPADDPAAQFQGGAFVKAGPF, from the coding sequence ATGGGCGTTGCTGCAGTCCCGCTTTCTAGTCAGTCCCGCTTGGGAAAAATTCTGTTGACCGGCGCTGCCGGCGGCCTTGGCAAAGTGCTTCGCAAGAACCTTCAGCCTTTCGCCGACACCATTCGCTTGTCGGACATCTCAGCACTCGATGAGCCGGCCCCACACGAAGAAATCATGCTTTGCGATCTGGCCGATGCCGATGCGGTGTCGCGCATCGTGGCGGGTGTGGACGCCATCGTGCACCTGGGCGGTGTGTCGGTGGAACGGCCCTTCGACGAGATCCTGCCTGCCAACATTCAGGGCGTCTACAACCTGTACGAAGCGGCCCGCATTCATGGGGTGCGCCGCGTGGTGTTTGCCAGCTCGAACCACGTGATCGGCTTTCATCGGCAAGGTGAAGTGCTGGATGCCGAATCACCTGTGCGCCCCGATGGCTACTACGGTATCAGCAAGGCGTTTGGCGAGAACCTGTCGCGTTTTTACTTCGACCGTTACGGCATCGAAACTGTCTGTCTGCGCATCGGTTCGTCCTTCCCGGAACCCAAAGACCGCCGCATGCTCGTCACCTGGCTGAGCTATGAAGACCTGACGCATCTGGTGGTGCGCTCGCTGTTTGCACCAGACGTCGGACACAGCATTGTCTACGGCGCATCGGCCAATCGCGATTCATGGTGGGACAACCATCTGGCTGAACATCTGGGCTATGCGCCCAAGGATTCGTCCGAGCCTTTCCGGGCACAGATCGAATCCCAACCTGCGCTGCCCGCAGACGACCCCGCAGCCCAGTTCCAAGGCGGTGCTTTTGTGAAGGCGGGGCCGTTCTGA
- a CDS encoding SMP-30/gluconolactonase/LRE family protein, translating into MSSTVERIGTMRCGVGESPVWRAADQSFWWTDIPGRTLWRWTPASNAFASWPLPEMAGSIAPLAQGGWLLAMETGMFTLSEPVEDTPVPHLLASVNHVAPAMRFNDGRCDRQGRFWVGSMLLDMSAAHGRLYRLDKQGLSAPVLDELYVPNGLAFSPDGKIMYFADSHPSQQMVWAFDYDTESGTPSNRRVFVDMNTLPGRPDGAAVDVDGCYWVCGNDAGLVHRFTPDGKLDRSIEVPVAKPTMCAFGGDKLDTLFIASIRPANSDPDSLAGAVFVTRPGVQGLEEPAYSG; encoded by the coding sequence ATGAGCAGCACGGTTGAACGGATAGGCACCATGCGCTGCGGTGTGGGCGAAAGCCCGGTGTGGCGTGCAGCCGATCAGTCATTCTGGTGGACCGACATTCCGGGCCGCACGCTGTGGCGCTGGACGCCGGCGTCCAATGCATTTGCCAGCTGGCCGCTGCCCGAGATGGCTGGTTCGATTGCGCCGCTTGCGCAAGGCGGATGGTTGCTGGCCATGGAAACCGGCATGTTCACGCTGAGCGAACCGGTGGAAGACACGCCTGTTCCACATCTGTTGGCATCGGTCAATCACGTCGCCCCGGCCATGCGTTTCAACGATGGTCGCTGCGATCGCCAGGGACGCTTCTGGGTCGGCTCCATGTTGCTGGACATGAGCGCCGCACATGGTCGTCTGTACCGCCTGGACAAGCAAGGCCTGTCGGCACCAGTGCTGGACGAGCTGTACGTACCCAACGGGCTGGCCTTCAGCCCCGACGGCAAGATCATGTACTTCGCCGATTCCCACCCCAGCCAGCAGATGGTCTGGGCATTCGATTACGACACCGAGTCCGGCACCCCCAGCAATCGTCGGGTGTTCGTTGACATGAACACGCTGCCAGGCCGCCCCGACGGTGCCGCCGTCGATGTGGACGGGTGCTACTGGGTGTGCGGCAACGACGCGGGCCTGGTGCACCGTTTCACGCCCGATGGAAAACTCGATCGCAGCATCGAAGTGCCGGTAGCCAAGCCGACCATGTGCGCATTCGGTGGCGACAAGCTCGACACCTTGTTCATCGCATCGATCCGTCCGGCCAACAGCGACCCGGATTCGCTGGCAGGGGCCGTCTTCGTCACCCGCCCCGGCGTGCAAGGACTTGAAGAGCCCGCGTACAGCGGATAA
- a CDS encoding TRAP transporter substrate-binding protein, with translation MTPFSLTRVALAACTTLSALALVPAAQAAELRSAEIHPDNYPTTQAVRHMGELIKERTQGRITIKVYSGGSLGSENDSIEQVKLGALAMTRVNSAAMHNICELTRVPSLPFLFRSTEHLHKALDSEVGEQLLRGCEKAGFVGLAWYDSGSRSIYSRSKLVKTPADVKGMKIRVQQSDLAVAMVEAMGANATPMPLGEVYTGLKTGLIDAAENNLPSYDSTRHFEAAKYMSMTEHTMTPEILVFSKRQWDKLPEADQKIIRDAAKESVPYMRKLWAEREQVSKAAVEKGGAQLGEVDKASFQAAMKPVYDRFVNTPETKELVSRIQAVK, from the coding sequence ATGACCCCGTTCTCACTTACCCGGGTGGCGCTTGCCGCCTGCACGACCCTGTCCGCCCTTGCCTTGGTGCCCGCAGCCCAAGCGGCCGAACTGCGATCGGCAGAAATTCATCCCGACAACTATCCGACCACCCAGGCCGTGCGCCACATGGGTGAACTGATCAAGGAACGCACGCAAGGCCGGATCACCATCAAGGTGTATTCGGGTGGTTCGCTCGGCAGCGAGAACGATTCGATCGAGCAGGTAAAGCTCGGCGCGCTTGCCATGACACGCGTCAACAGTGCCGCCATGCACAACATCTGCGAACTCACACGGGTGCCGTCGTTGCCCTTCCTGTTCCGCTCGACAGAACATTTGCACAAGGCACTGGACAGCGAGGTTGGTGAACAGCTGTTGCGCGGCTGCGAGAAGGCAGGGTTTGTGGGCCTGGCCTGGTATGACAGCGGGTCGCGTTCAATCTATTCGCGCAGCAAGCTGGTGAAGACCCCGGCCGATGTGAAGGGCATGAAGATTCGCGTGCAGCAATCCGACCTGGCCGTGGCCATGGTCGAAGCCATGGGTGCCAACGCCACGCCCATGCCGCTGGGTGAGGTCTACACGGGCCTGAAGACCGGCCTGATCGATGCCGCCGAAAACAATCTGCCCAGCTACGACAGCACGCGTCACTTCGAAGCGGCCAAGTACATGTCGATGACCGAGCACACCATGACGCCGGAAATCCTGGTGTTCTCGAAGCGCCAGTGGGACAAGCTGCCCGAGGCCGATCAGAAGATCATCCGCGACGCGGCGAAGGAATCGGTGCCCTACATGCGCAAACTGTGGGCCGAACGCGAACAGGTGTCCAAGGCAGCGGTCGAGAAAGGCGGCGCGCAACTGGGCGAGGTCGACAAGGCTTCATTCCAGGCAGCAATGAAGCCGGTGTATGACCGTTTCGTCAACACGCCCGAGACGAAAGAACTGGTCTCGCGCATCCAGGCTGTGAAGTGA
- a CDS encoding TRAP transporter small permease — MVLPAGEGPEAALAQRPPDGFTKFCALLARTCMWISIFGLVCLIAAVSFQIFGRHVLNRTPTWAESLSLLLVLYVTMLGAAVGVRDAGHIGFEVLIEALPPNGQRALLIFIHLLVMAFGAMMAWFCGVLAESVSTYRIPTLGISDAWKYVPAIISGVLITLFSIEHIIAIVRKQKVVPAWR; from the coding sequence ATGGTGCTGCCCGCAGGCGAAGGCCCTGAGGCAGCGTTAGCCCAGCGCCCGCCCGACGGCTTCACCAAGTTCTGCGCTCTGCTTGCCCGCACGTGCATGTGGATCAGCATTTTTGGGCTGGTCTGCCTGATTGCTGCCGTGTCCTTCCAGATCTTCGGCCGCCACGTGTTGAATCGAACCCCTACCTGGGCCGAAAGCCTGTCGCTGCTGCTGGTGCTGTACGTGACCATGCTGGGCGCAGCCGTGGGTGTGCGCGACGCCGGGCACATCGGCTTCGAGGTACTGATCGAAGCCTTGCCACCGAATGGTCAGCGCGCCTTGCTGATCTTCATCCACCTGCTGGTGATGGCCTTCGGCGCAATGATGGCGTGGTTCTGCGGGGTGCTGGCTGAATCGGTATCGACCTACCGGATTCCCACGCTGGGCATCTCGGACGCATGGAAGTACGTGCCGGCCATCATCTCGGGCGTCTTGATCACGCTGTTTTCCATCGAACACATCATCGCAATCGTGCGCAAGCAAAAGGTGGTTCCAGCATGGCGCTGA